A stretch of Stigmatopora argus isolate UIUO_Sarg chromosome 22, RoL_Sarg_1.0, whole genome shotgun sequence DNA encodes these proteins:
- the LOC144067829 gene encoding leukocyte cell-derived chemotaxin-2 gives MAILLRLYFTCTALLICCVLLSCSSEPDKRKRGIIQRPAKNTNSAIKVMRNDAKADDKRPEAVTRTRKVKKRGNRRRTNDTGCTGLGGICQPNRFVCQGRYMRDKCSGPETRLCCTPVKPWSTLCMGHYNNRVRTCDLHGCGAFNSRGGLNRTVDLVCDDYGTVNAPFQGSLSGPVSQKDHGGFLYDGVKLFNNVHCIQIFNIRPFRYTGTVALGDPLGYVLPLQERFAGITSHLKLQMCDGTDPSPFI, from the exons ATGGCAATACTGCTTCGACTATATTTCACTTGTACTGCTCTTCTAATATGTT GCGTCCTTTTGAGTTGCTCTTCAGAGCCTGACAAGAGGAAACGTGGAATAATTCAAAGGCCTGCCAAAAACACTAACAGTGCCATTAAGGTGATGAGAAATGACGCTAAAGCAGATGACAAGAGACCTGAAGCTGTCACACGAACGAGGAAGGTCAAAAAGAGGGGAAATAGGAGAAGAACAAATGACACCGGCTGCACCGGCCTAGGAGGCATCTGCCAGCCCAACCGATTCGTCTGCCAAGGTCGATACATGAGGGACAAGTGTTCGGGGCCAGAAACGAGGCTTTGTTGTACGCCAG TAAAACCTTGGAGTACCCTGTGCATGGGTCACTACAACAACAGAGTGAGGACTTGTGACTTACATGGCTGTGGAGCTTTCAACTCCAGAGG gGGCCTGAATAGGACAGTGGACTTGGTGTGTGATGATTACGGTACAGTCAATGCTCCATTCCAAGGCTCTCTGTCTGGACCAGTAAGTCAGAAAGATCACGGCGGTTTCCTGTATGATGGTGTCAAACTTTTCAACAACG TTCACTGTATACAGATCTTTAACATTCGACCTTTTCGTTACACCGGCACAGTGGCTCTGGGGGATCCACTGGGTTACGTGCTGCCCCTGCAGGAGCGCTTTGCCGGCATCACTTCCCACCTCAAGCTACAGATGTGTGACGGCACTGACCCTTCACCCTTCATCTGA